aatttgaatttggcgcCAAAATTGTAACGATGAAAAGCGTCTACGTGACAACGATCGAAGTTGATAACTTCAACTTGATCACAACAATGTCGATAAAATCgatgtcatcatacacaactgtatgtctttgtatgttttttgaggagatatctgcatatctaatacatgtagatatatatttattatccgaagtaaactaaaacagatttttggaTCCTCAATATAACCTATACGGAAAGTATACgcctaagaaaaaaatctcttattCTGAATCCTCGATCTACGTTCAGCTGATAACTGTagacaggaaaataattagtctatgcctacatgtacatgtttagtttctatATCACAGATATAATACTGATGTTGGCACTAGCTTACATGTGCTTTTTCGTAAGATAGTATTTGATCAACTGAATCAGAGTACTTCCGTGTATTTTCTCAAAACGGGAAATACATGCATCATCTAATTACAGTAGTTAGGCCTATgtcttatcgtacatgtatacagtaaataaaatattgtttcccGAACGTGTTAGTGCTTATTGAGGATCATATTagctaaacatgatacatgtagacatctacataagcaatattcatgaaatacatttgtatactagcttgtacatgtacaaattgaaCGAAAAGTAGGGGTGGggcgatggagagatgaaaatatttctgtatctgtAGTTTTATATTAGAGTATTACCCGGCAAAATTGgaatatcttgatttaattATGCATCTCCCttaaacacatgtatattaagtgtcaaatattcacagtttaacggagttgaacagaaaatgttttaatcaatttattgttatgaaatctcattttattcagtacaaGATCGAGACCGTATCGGCATATATCAgtccgtttgtatgagttaAGTAATGTGCTTCTCAAAAGATTCATGTAGCTTCATGTTATATTAGCCTAGCCAAATTcaaagatctgacaacattaGTTTTTTCTAGTTTGTCcaaactttgattttcacccggtatcaagctttcggcaaaccgaactaagtacaatatcgacaaatacgCAGTTTATCGACTATACTATCCTGATTTTAACGTTAAAAGGTAAGATATCGTTAGACGGATAACATATAGATCGCTCTTCTTCATAATCTTAGTCACAAAAGAGTTTTCGTGTGCAGTTCCGAAGTTCTATTTACATTGTAATCGATCTATGTAATCTTAtcttcaaacatacaaattattctGAGATGATAAATGTGATTCTATgtccgttttgttttgcttctattCAAACCGCAGGTTAAGATTTGATTCCGCTATGATTTCtcgatatttcaacatttatatataggCATAATacgaaatttatatataaatattgatgaaattccgagacgttaaccacttacaggtagcctaaatgtataaataacaactgtacgtacatgtaaaaggtattgtcctctgaccccattacattttttcacaagcctctcacttacaagataaacatgacGACGTGTTCGGTAAAAGTTTCCGATCGATACTAACGTCGTCTGAGTAAGTCAACggagatggcgtgatcggaaactagCTCCGTCCAATTGTTACGTTACCTAGCAActgatggcgtgatcggaaacaagtcccgccccctcaaatctgattggttaaacggAAATACCCGAGTGCAAGGGTGTGCCAGCTTTCAGCGGTGTGCTAGTTCGATGACTAACACACAGCTGAGAGAGGTTTTTGGAAAAAGCAGGGAGCTAGTAAATTTAacaaagtattttttatatagtgtaaataaagtagaggtaTATTAAAAGGCATTGAGTCACGCCATTGGACACTATAGCGCACACATGCAATACGGATTGCAACACAATACACATCCTGCCACCCGGTATCAGTCGCCGAGGTCTTTAACTAGGCCACTGGTACATATATAGCTCGGATCCATATCAACTTCCGCGTTCACAGTTTGCCAGTTTTTCGTGATTTTGACAGTCATGGATGTATACATTTCCAATAAAAAGGTAGGTTATTAACATGTAAAATAACTTCAGTGAAGCTATTAACTTGCATTATGGAGATTAAGTGGGGGAAATAAGTAATTTTTATCTGTCATTAACCAATATACTACCCACatgcaggattctgtgaaaGAAAAACACAcggaaatgtttttaaaatgtttttatcaagAAAGGCCGTCATATATTTGTAACATGGTATCATCACCAACATAAATTACATTGTTACCCAAATGGAAAGAAACTTCATTGTGTCATTGTTCGTTAAATTTGAAAACTCAATTATATTACTATGGAACTAAAATAGAACATAGGTAAAACCCATTCAGTTATGAGATTGGCGCTGAATGTGTTCGGTGGCTATACGCTGTAGTCAATAAATAACACCTTAACTTTGATCTTATCAAAGTGAGACAAGAAATCAATACTTCATGTGTATAGACTCATGTGCTTAAATCAGTTGTAAGGGGTTGGTAATTATGAAGACTTGTTCTTGATAAAATAGATTAAATCAACATTATGCGATTTCATCTTACATAATCCTGTATATGGATATCTTCGTGAATACTCAAATGTAAGACTGTTACGTATGTGACGATATCAATTGTACAGTCTAACCTAAACTTATAATATActtagaaaatataaaattgtgatGCAAATAACATTGTCACTAGAAACTTTGACATCGAGATTAATTCTTGTTAAACTTTTGTGTAAACTTTAAGAATACAATGGGTATCATATCTGTTCATAGTTGTATTTCTCGTACATCAACAggtttttttcttataattacagtcaaacctgtctaagCGAcacttttgtatatatatcatctgATTAACAAGACCATTTTCCGAGGTGCCCAAATGACTAATTTCCACATTTTTTGGTCTGTGTATAAATACCAACTGATTATATAGATCATAGAGGAGGGAGTCTTACTTGAATAATTGATGTTTTGTAGTAACGTCCCATAACTGTGTTTTATTTCAACTTTCGATATTTCCTCATTTACAGCTCTACTACATACAAGTCATCTTATAGAACGTCATCCATACAATTTAGATAGGAGTAGTATTGACGAGgatgatgaccttgaccttttagAGGAAAGAACAGAGGCATTATGGGTTCCCACTAAATTACCGCTATGATGTTTCAATTATTACAGAAAACTGATGATATGGAAGATAGcgaatcatcatcatcatcaccatacaATGAAGAAGAATGTAAAGAAAAAACATTCCCTAAACGAGAAACTGATAAACTGGCACGTACATGTGACAGTGAAAAACAACAAAGTTCAGAGACAAATAACATTATTGCATCCGCTCAGACACAGACAGAAACCGAATGTACCTTATCAGAAAACCAGTCAGAGTCGAGTGTTGATGATCTGTATAACATAGGATCAAAACCTCAGGAAGTGTTCACAAGTATTTCTCAAAGTCCCACACAAGGTAGGCAGACACAAGTGTCAATAATGCATTCAAAGCACTTTTCAAGCACAGATGTATCCACACGTCTTCCTTTTACACCTAGTGTGCCTTCGGCAATTGTACTTGCAGATCAATATAAAAAGTTAGAGGACTATTTTCATAATGATTCGTCAGATGCTGCGATAGAAATTCAAAGTTCACCCGAGAAGGAGTCAGTTACTCATTTGACATTAAAGAGATCATATAACAGAGGTGAGGACAGTGATGTTGGTCCTCATAATTCAGTCCAGTGCAGTACTAGTCCCGACATACCTGACAGACCAAGGGCTGTAACGACAAAATTCCAATTAAATTCTGACTCATCCTTCCTTATAAGTGATGTAAGTGATGACGGTGCTTCTCCTCAAGTAAACAAAGAGAGTAAACAAACTAAAGCAGAAACAAAACCGCCATTGCAGTTGAGTAGAAGTCAAAAGAATGCTACTGAAGGAGATTCGGGTATGTGTATGGATTTCGAAAATAAAACCTCTACACCATCTGGGTCAAaaggaatgaaatattttgagaCACCTCCGGGAGATAAAACAGGAGAACAGACAATATCAATGGCAAGCATTTCACAGAGTAAAGAACAAGTCATTAGCTTAGGTCAAGAAAATGACGATTCAACAGAGCCGGATACCACCATCAACGAGTATATTGACAAAATGGTAGGTATATATCTACTGCTGACACATGTGTATGGCAGTTTCCAACAACTATATATTATTATCacaatttttgttatatatatatagatatatttacacacACACGGTGATGTGATATTCGTACATTAACATCATGCCAGAGTAACGTGCTCCCGAATTCCGAACCCGAAATCtatattcatttataatattaaatttttcCAACATTTAATGATTTAGTGAAGGTACAGTTAACTAATAGTCTACCAACGTTTAGAGTATGAATATTTGGGGAGAAGTAGTAagttttactgatatttctCCAAGATTAAAAAATATCTCGATTTGAATAGAATTAAATGTTGTCAAAATTTCGCTTAACTTCCATTTACTGATTTTTGCAGATTGAATGGTTTCCAGATGCTTGCCGAATGTGGATAAAGAAAAGAATTGAAACCATCATGCATCGCAGGAAGGAAGTGCATTTGGATGATCTAGCAAGTAGCATGGTCGATGGACTGTATCCAAAATCATCTCAGAATGAGGCTGTTTCTGAACCAGAAAACTATGCTAATGTTAACAACGGTATCAAACCCAGCCTATCTGTCAGAGGGCATATTGAAAGTGATTCTAGCTCTAATACAAAGGTATGATAATATAGTCATTAGGTGGACGGCTGAAAGACAGAAGCCGTACTCTGAATAACGAATACAAACTCATTGATAACAGTATAAGTACAGTATCAGAAGAAATTCAGCAATATTTCATTAAACCCcaaatagaaaataataaataaccAATTAAATAAAGACAGTTATGACTCATACCTAGATTTAGTTTTACTAAGACATGGATACTGTAATGgttaagatatacatgtaatatgtccCGACACATTACcaaaagccctccacctctgggtcgcgaatTCGAATCCCATATGAGCAATTAGGTATATTGGCCGCAGGTCGATGGTCTTTCTCCAGATACTATGGCACGGCTTTCCCCGATCTGAAATACCtagcacgtccttaaatgaccctagcaaTCAAACCATCCAAATCTTATGCCAACATAAACTGGCACATTCTGTCATATGTTTTTACCTCTGACATAAGACCAGAGGACAAAATGTATGACCAAAATtagaaacaaaaatgtttttatagtaTTTGAAAACTTCTTCAGAAATGTAAAACACTGCAAATCCATAAGAATACTCCATTCTACAATTTGACATACTTTAACAAAATGCATATAAATGATAATCGGCCAGGTGTTTACTAAACGAAACCATCAGATTGGAGCTTTTCTTCGTTCCCATGACTTAGGTATACACTGTTTTTAATTAAGTTTGGTGAATGAAAATAAACTTCGTTTCAATATTGACTCTGACCCATTGATCAGCATATGTGGTCGGTATAAAAAAAATTCCGGATTATAGTATTTTAATTCCTTTAGATTAAGGAGGAAAATGCCAGACAGATACACCGAAATAGTAAACGGAAGATTTTGACATgtaatttgtattgttttaattacagACAAGGCGTAAGGTTCCATGGCTGAAACATATCGAGGACTGGGACCTTGAATCCAAGCCAGTCCTTTTAAAAGACACTTACGATAAGGACCCGGAGCCTCCGTCGTACTGGCATCAAATGTCCCAAAAGTGTGACAAGGTAGGTTACTAGGGATTaacctaaaacaaaataattattatattcatttcattaaCGATATCAGCTGTGAAGTAATAGGAAATTTAAATCTCTCGAAGTTGCCACACGAAAATGCCAATCCGAGGATTGATATTCTTATGTTTACAAATTCTCGGCAAGCCTTCTTCTTTGACAGCCTAAGAATTGTACCCCAAGGGTTGATATTCATCCTGCCTTATTTCAAGTATTACTTTTCTCTTAACCAATTCTTTTTCTTGTTCACATACTACTGACATTGCATAAATACACTGAATTGACTACCGATGAGTTGACAAAATTGGTTTTGAGACAGGGCCATGCAAATAAAACGGTAAACAAACTACTGTAAAGGCGATTTTGGGTAGTTCTAGATAAAAGTTACTTTACTCCACTAGCAAAGGTCAGAGTTCGaaatacttgtttgtttgtttgtttgtttgagttttacggcccatcgacaactaaggtcatatagggccaaactacaagtcatgcattaatatcagcataaaagttcagggtaagaaaaagcaagtaaggactaaaacacagattgtaaacgttaatttgataaaaaaaaaggtttgcatgggataaaataaatttggctaaaacacatgagaaaactcatgcacaatgttgatgaaacgatgaaacgatgaaatgttgagttgatacgatgtatgatgagaaaacgttcatattttgcttaaaataccgatctctttgagataattaaaaatacgattatgtctcacggcatgaaacaaagtgtacatgtcggagacatcgtagtatttatctcgtatgtgtttaaaatcaatacaatgcaataaaatatgctccactgtgagaggagaatcacatgcatggcatgtaggaggatcctcccctctcaatagataggaatgtgtaaaatatgtgtgtccagttcggagccaagagagaacaacttcctctctgcggtctctccgactggacagtttaggattaagtgtaggttgaattttaaacagtttattgtttgtttcggtagaccacctttgttgccaatggtgtttgatggctgactgaattgaaggtttgatgtcggtatatggtagtttcaaatctgtttgtgctaggcgaagagcagtcttagctgctttatcagcctgttcattcccctttatacccacatgactgggaatccagagataagtaatttgagttttagaagataatcgaaatgttcggattaaaagattttggattagagtatttctagggcttcttgatttcaaagcctgaagaaccgaaagagagtctgaacagatgattgccttttcaatgcggtgttcttcgatatggtcaagcgccagaccgatagcacatgcttccgcagaggaaatggaggcaatatccgggagtcggatagaggagcagtgattagatg
The DNA window shown above is from Argopecten irradians isolate NY chromosome 8, Ai_NY, whole genome shotgun sequence and carries:
- the LOC138330306 gene encoding uncharacterized protein — protein: MMFQLLQKTDDMEDSESSSSSPYNEEECKEKTFPKRETDKLARTCDSEKQQSSETNNIIASAQTQTETECTLSENQSESSVDDLYNIGSKPQEVFTSISQSPTQGRQTQVSIMHSKHFSSTDVSTRLPFTPSVPSAIVLADQYKKLEDYFHNDSSDAAIEIQSSPEKESVTHLTLKRSYNRGEDSDVGPHNSVQCSTSPDIPDRPRAVTTKFQLNSDSSFLISDVSDDGASPQVNKESKQTKAETKPPLQLSRSQKNATEGDSGMCMDFENKTSTPSGSKGMKYFETPPGDKTGEQTISMASISQSKEQVISLGQENDDSTEPDTTINEYIDKMIEWFPDACRMWIKKRIETIMHRRKEVHLDDLASSMVDGLYPKSSQNEAVSEPENYANVNNGIKPSLSVRGHIESDSSSNTKTRRKVPWLKHIEDWDLESKPVLLKDTYDKDPEPPSYWHQMSQKCDKDYLIVTLEEKCEEYRHIKTLFSVSMACRGITAIRRVQNPHLWHRLCLTRKHMIEDFGLDQLNERHLFHGTKIRNFDPICREGLDWRKCKYGAFGQGTYFAKFASVSDAYCGNLFGPMMRRLKLRRLRGRDINVPPSTVKRSTQFAQDLNLPPSTYSTSGPINQPFKLVGALDLEQQHSVGDLNSAQRLLQKPQESYMMKMQHQRQQILEDQSDTRHQTDDRFQQQVQKRNSMIRTFKYFSPSISITQNNLFPQCAQSNDNVLHATAPEQAMTTQCASSSTNKVIFTDVADTINSTKKNYMFVARVLVGRCCAGNRNLLTPPADPDDPERRPFNSCVNNVVKPSTFVTFDSSQSYPEYIVEYTLS